In Treponema vincentii, a single window of DNA contains:
- a CDS encoding DUF4261 domain-containing protein, translating to MGILNNAFNKKDKKKEVKAPLILSMPMFKGDSGYSLEKVIEDLKSYWGLTVDQIEGDDTTALFEIGEERVVIALMPAPIPAEEFESMYSYSYLWKDAEKEIKEHTQHAIVSLLAGNTSAVERYSLLTKVNASILRTCETAIGVYQGSSTLLLPKKLYLDFAHFLLEDMLPIQLWVYIGIINGDEKSSVYTYGMKEFGKSEIEIIDADMKGSEVYDFLLSVLEYVLQQDVTLHHGETIGFTEEQKIKITESEAIYLEGTSLKIEL from the coding sequence ATGGGAATCTTAAATAATGCATTCAACAAGAAAGATAAAAAAAAGGAAGTTAAAGCACCGCTTATTTTATCTATGCCGATGTTTAAAGGCGATAGCGGGTATTCATTGGAGAAAGTTATCGAGGATTTAAAATCATATTGGGGACTTACGGTTGATCAGATAGAGGGCGATGATACTACCGCTTTATTCGAAATCGGCGAAGAACGTGTAGTCATTGCGTTGATGCCTGCGCCGATACCCGCTGAGGAATTTGAATCCATGTACAGCTATTCTTACCTTTGGAAAGATGCGGAGAAAGAGATAAAAGAACATACACAGCATGCAATAGTCTCACTTTTAGCCGGCAATACCTCGGCAGTGGAAAGGTACTCTCTATTAACTAAAGTGAATGCTTCTATTTTGAGAACGTGTGAAACGGCAATAGGGGTATATCAAGGCTCATCGACACTGTTACTCCCAAAAAAGCTTTATCTTGATTTTGCTCATTTTTTATTGGAGGATATGTTACCGATTCAGCTGTGGGTGTATATCGGGATTATCAATGGCGATGAGAAAAGCAGTGTTTATACGTATGGGATGAAAGAGTTCGGTAAATCCGAGATAGAAATAATCGATGCAGATATGAAAGGCAGTGAAGTATATGATTTTCTATTATCTGTCCTTGAGTATGTTTTACAGCAAGATGTAACGCTGCACCACGGAGAAACCATAGGATTTACCGAAGAACAGAAAATTAAAATCACAGAATCGGAAGCAATTTATTTGGAGGGCACATCATTAAAAATAGAATTATAG
- a CDS encoding ABC transporter permease: protein MSPLHVFIRKLIMIIPTVLLLSFLSFSVIYFAPGSAEKLLLNAKNARGFINDKTVDVYGKKLGLNKPFSRLYAHWLCSLLKGDLGTSYLTNKPVSGIFIKRFSVTFKLALLSLLIYSALGIPIGVLASVKENILCRFFLQRWRIICMSIPSFWIAVILVWFIANYIPVIPTIGYHGIKSLIVPAFLLGVMSFSNLTCVIQSKTQAVLSKSFIILAGALGIPQKIIFIRHVLKNIAAPAIAVACIDFSGFIGGAILIENIFSIPGLGLMLAEALNVKDYPVIAGTLFLLGLFINLLNFFAEMVYLIIDRRGIYEN, encoded by the coding sequence ATGAGTCCGTTACATGTATTTATCAGAAAATTAATTATGATTATACCGACGGTACTGTTGCTGTCTTTTTTAAGTTTTTCCGTAATTTATTTTGCGCCTGGCAGCGCAGAAAAGTTGTTGCTGAATGCAAAAAATGCACGAGGTTTTATAAACGACAAAACAGTAGACGTATACGGCAAAAAGCTCGGGCTCAATAAACCGTTCAGCAGGCTGTATGCGCACTGGTTATGCAGTTTATTAAAAGGAGATCTCGGTACATCGTATTTGACAAATAAACCGGTTTCCGGCATTTTTATAAAACGTTTTTCGGTTACTTTTAAACTCGCATTGTTAAGCCTGCTGATTTATTCGGCATTGGGTATTCCAATCGGAGTGCTTGCATCGGTAAAAGAAAATATACTGTGCCGTTTCTTTTTGCAGCGGTGGCGTATCATTTGTATGTCGATACCGTCATTTTGGATTGCCGTTATTTTGGTTTGGTTTATTGCGAATTATATTCCTGTTATTCCTACAATAGGTTATCACGGAATAAAAAGTTTAATAGTTCCTGCTTTTTTACTGGGCGTTATGTCGTTTTCCAATTTAACCTGCGTTATTCAAAGTAAAACTCAAGCGGTATTAAGTAAGTCGTTTATCATCTTAGCGGGAGCGCTCGGCATTCCGCAAAAGATCATTTTTATAAGGCACGTGCTTAAAAATATCGCAGCCCCTGCAATTGCAGTAGCCTGCATCGATTTTAGCGGATTTATCGGCGGGGCAATTTTAATCGAAAATATCTTTTCTATTCCCGGTTTGGGGCTGATGCTTGCCGAAGCGCTCAATGTAAAAGATTACCCCGTTATCGCAGGAACACTTTTTTTGTTGGGACTTTTTATCAATCTTTTAAACTTCTTTGCAGAGATGGTATATCTTATAATCGACAGACGAGGTATTTATGAAAACTAA
- a CDS encoding PilZ domain-containing protein → MGFLTSQQVNKYYDFFQKAEITFTKEVIQAMNLNAQQSSIRCVGSEGGPWPCVINSSSMIGAKVIVPQHCGIYEKICEGSTAVSLWFSFSQTNGKSDLSFFVSGKVVSCTPYTVTPDLLLLSIEYTQRAPDDLIEKLGLLVDAKANTTKRGNERIELNAEAMRKLSLTKKETIVYIENIPRRCIVRDISFSGAKFIMAGIAPFLLNKDCVLKFDFDDPTVIVGLRGKIIRAELVEKRKDLIAVAMAYNASTVPLAYKIRLTQYFNQQRKIYP, encoded by the coding sequence ATGGGTTTCCTGACGAGCCAACAGGTCAATAAATACTACGATTTTTTCCAAAAGGCAGAAATAACTTTTACGAAAGAAGTTATCCAAGCGATGAATCTTAATGCACAGCAGTCGTCGATACGCTGCGTCGGATCCGAAGGAGGGCCATGGCCATGCGTCATCAACTCTTCTTCGATGATAGGAGCAAAGGTCATCGTACCACAGCACTGCGGAATATATGAAAAAATATGCGAAGGTTCTACGGCTGTCTCTCTGTGGTTCTCTTTTTCGCAAACAAACGGAAAAAGCGATCTTTCGTTTTTTGTTTCCGGGAAAGTTGTAAGTTGTACTCCGTATACCGTGACACCCGATTTACTCTTACTTAGTATTGAATACACGCAGCGCGCTCCTGATGACCTAATTGAAAAATTAGGGCTCCTCGTCGATGCAAAAGCGAATACAACCAAACGCGGCAATGAACGTATCGAATTAAATGCGGAGGCAATGCGAAAGCTCTCGCTGACCAAAAAAGAGACGATTGTCTACATCGAAAACATTCCACGGCGTTGTATCGTGCGAGATATTTCATTTTCCGGCGCAAAGTTTATTATGGCGGGGATTGCCCCATTCCTACTCAATAAAGATTGTGTGCTAAAATTTGATTTTGACGATCCTACTGTCATTGTTGGGTTACGCGGTAAAATCATCAGAGCGGAATTAGTCGAAAAACGAAAAGACCTTATTGCAGTAGCGATGGCGTATAATGCCTCGACCGTACCGCTTGCATATAAAATACGATTGACCCAATATTTTAATCAACAGCGCAAAATCTACCCTTAA
- a CDS encoding exodeoxyribonuclease VII large subunit — translation MRLDDAKENLLYTMQALQTDTKHRFAWLTRSIEGANPQEILNRGYSIVYNRQAELVPRRAQDAAAARDLRIRLADGEIEVSIGNTR, via the coding sequence ATGCGCCTTGACGATGCAAAAGAAAATCTGCTGTACACAATGCAGGCACTGCAGACCGATACGAAACACCGGTTCGCCTGGCTGACTCGAAGCATTGAAGGGGCAAACCCACAGGAAATACTCAACAGAGGGTATTCTATCGTTTACAACCGGCAGGCAGAGCTCGTACCTCGCCGCGCGCAGGATGCGGCAGCGGCGCGTGATCTTCGTATTAGGCTTGCCGACGGCGAAATCGAAGTCTCCATCGGTAATACCCGTTGA
- a CDS encoding helix-turn-helix transcriptional regulator, whose translation MNKTAEYKTAVIQLYKGVNLEFYDTETDEVYFLRGKPRNVFRIDYCKQGILEGEFENKSFSYLGEKEAAINYEKLALLKTYFPLRIYKGVSILFFLDELDEKFTAVTEIFDIDINKICTKLDLKNGWYKLKPESEITKILDALYVNTDMYDHIYFQIKILEILHYLNRLGLSAYRTAEFFSGYNINKVKKIHAFIADNLDKSISFQQLVKTEGISYTIFQKLFRQIYGDSPYSYLKKYKLKTGAFYISSTNKKIAEIAADLGYANASKFSDAFKSIYGQTPLQYRNTLTNPAKNDKNS comes from the coding sequence ATGAATAAAACTGCCGAATATAAAACAGCCGTGATACAATTGTATAAGGGCGTTAATCTTGAATTTTATGATACCGAAACCGATGAAGTATATTTTCTTCGCGGAAAACCGCGTAATGTATTTAGAATCGATTATTGCAAACAAGGTATTTTGGAAGGTGAATTTGAAAATAAATCTTTTTCATATTTAGGCGAAAAAGAAGCGGCAATTAATTACGAAAAACTTGCACTGTTAAAAACATATTTTCCACTGAGAATTTACAAAGGAGTAAGCATTTTATTTTTTCTCGATGAACTGGATGAAAAATTTACCGCCGTAACGGAAATCTTTGATATCGATATTAATAAGATTTGTACAAAATTGGATTTAAAAAACGGATGGTATAAACTGAAACCGGAATCGGAAATTACAAAAATTTTAGATGCGTTATATGTAAACACGGATATGTACGATCATATTTATTTTCAAATTAAAATACTCGAAATTCTTCATTATTTGAACAGGCTTGGCCTATCGGCATACCGGACGGCAGAATTTTTTTCAGGCTATAATATCAATAAGGTAAAAAAAATTCATGCCTTTATTGCCGATAACCTTGATAAGAGTATTTCATTTCAACAGCTTGTAAAAACGGAAGGAATAAGTTACACGATTTTTCAAAAATTGTTCAGACAAATATACGGCGACAGTCCGTATTCCTATCTAAAAAAATATAAACTAAAAACGGGAGCGTTTTATATTTCTTCTACAAACAAAAAAATAGCGGAGATAGCGGCTGATTTGGGTTATGCAAATGCGAGTAAATTCTCCGATGCCTTTAAGTCCATATACGGGCAAACACCGCTGCAGTACAGAAACACCCTTACGAACCCTGCTAAAAACGATAAAAATTCATAG
- a CDS encoding ABC transporter permease: protein MKTKKNCKVRIIVYSILSFAVLTAVVLSDIAAAPEIHASLEHRFLPPSIRHLFGTDDFGRDVFLRTLQGFKYTFFIALTAQVFSFLLGGIIGLFAGYYGGLFDEILYYLCNIILSFPMIAAVIFFSAVFGNSVFILIVLSIVFGMIFNIKVVRSEIMILKHSDFVTGLKIIGASDLFIVTRHLLKPAFMLLLPTFPLILGHIIIGISAYSFLGFGVQPPHPEIGLMLKESIRFINYAPWLMVCPGLFQFSVILIFADLSEAVQNFMQYARDVRRKI, encoded by the coding sequence ATGAAAACTAAAAAGAATTGCAAAGTTCGTATTATCGTCTATTCGATATTGAGCTTTGCCGTTCTTACGGCAGTGGTATTATCCGATATTGCAGCTGCTCCGGAAATACATGCCTCATTGGAACACAGATTTTTGCCGCCGTCGATACGGCATCTATTCGGTACGGATGATTTCGGTCGGGATGTTTTTTTAAGGACGCTGCAAGGGTTCAAATACACTTTTTTTATTGCGCTCACTGCTCAGGTTTTCAGTTTTTTATTAGGTGGGATAATCGGCCTTTTTGCAGGATATTACGGCGGACTGTTCGACGAAATACTGTATTATCTTTGCAATATCATTCTATCGTTTCCAATGATTGCCGCCGTTATCTTTTTCTCCGCTGTTTTCGGAAATTCCGTTTTTATTTTAATCGTCTTATCGATTGTTTTCGGTATGATATTTAATATAAAGGTAGTCAGAAGCGAAATAATGATACTGAAGCACAGCGATTTTGTTACGGGATTAAAAATTATCGGCGCTTCCGATTTGTTTATCGTAACGAGGCATCTTTTAAAGCCTGCGTTTATGCTACTCTTACCGACGTTTCCGCTCATCTTGGGGCACATCATTATCGGCATTTCCGCATATTCATTTTTGGGTTTCGGTGTGCAGCCGCCTCATCCTGAAATAGGCTTGATGTTAAAAGAATCCATTCGGTTTATCAATTATGCGCCGTGGCTGATGGTTTGTCCGGGATTATTTCAATTCTCTGTTATCCTCATCTTTGCCGATTTATCCGAAGCCGTTCAAAATTTTATGCAGTACGCACGGGATGTCAGGAGAAAGATATGA
- a CDS encoding ABC transporter ATP-binding protein codes for MTDTVLSIRALTVDFVVGEEKKRIIKNISLTVKNEIFAIMGETGSGKSVFAASILGMLPSNAIIEGSIFYKGKAISGLTEKEYNTIRGKEIALVPQISADSLNPLLKIKSQLAVPITVHKICKTADEVYSRSCALLKSVSLNRDVLNLYPFQLSGGMQHRVLTALGLSCKPSVLILDEPTRGMDMMLRNEYAALIKSIYDTEHIAIIFITHDLELAHKLSHRCALMYNGAIVEEGETQSVFKDRRSSYFRSLMAAMPQNLM; via the coding sequence ATGACGGATACCGTTTTAAGCATACGTGCGCTGACAGTCGATTTTGTAGTCGGAGAAGAAAAAAAACGGATTATAAAAAATATTTCTTTAACTGTTAAAAATGAAATATTTGCGATTATGGGAGAAACAGGCAGCGGTAAGTCTGTTTTTGCAGCAAGCATTCTGGGGATGCTGCCTTCAAATGCAATAATCGAAGGTAGCATTTTTTATAAAGGTAAAGCGATTTCCGGTTTAACGGAAAAGGAATATAACACCATTCGCGGAAAAGAAATAGCATTGGTGCCGCAAATTTCTGCGGACTCTTTAAACCCGCTGTTAAAGATTAAAAGTCAACTTGCCGTACCGATTACGGTTCATAAAATTTGTAAAACGGCGGATGAAGTATATTCCCGTTCTTGTGCATTACTGAAAAGTGTGTCGCTTAATCGGGATGTATTAAATCTATATCCGTTTCAATTAAGCGGCGGGATGCAGCACCGCGTTTTAACTGCGCTCGGCCTTTCGTGTAAACCTTCCGTACTGATTCTTGACGAACCGACCCGCGGAATGGATATGATGTTGCGCAACGAATACGCTGCGCTGATTAAGTCGATTTACGATACGGAGCATATTGCAATTATTTTTATAACGCATGATTTGGAACTTGCGCATAAACTTTCTCACCGCTGCGCGCTTATGTATAACGGGGCAATTGTAGAAGAAGGAGAAACGCAATCGGTATTCAAAGACCGCCGCTCTTCTTATTTTCGTTCTTTGATGGCAGCGATGCCGCAAAATCTTATGTGA
- a CDS encoding ABC transporter ATP-binding protein, with translation MEYILQCSALSKSFRSNTILGASASILKNIDCGIVPFSVTGITGESGCGKTTLSRCILNLIKPDSGIVLIHGRPVCAYGCKKEFFRTIQAVQQNPESALDPDFTVRRSLEEMYTLHKERFASKQVFLKELESLCKDAGIAYDELDRLPYCFSGGQLQRICIIRAVIIKPEILILDEPTSMLDVAVQAQILSLLSKLKEKYKLTLILISHDLNVIEYFCDYLIVMRAGSIVESGVCKEVFAHPAHEYTAALLKSRNLHLN, from the coding sequence ATGGAATATATTCTCCAATGCAGCGCTCTTTCAAAATCATTCCGCAGCAATACAATACTTGGGGCGTCCGCTTCTATTTTAAAAAATATCGATTGCGGTATTGTACCCTTTTCCGTCACCGGCATCACCGGAGAAAGCGGCTGCGGCAAAACGACACTTTCACGCTGTATTCTTAATTTGATAAAACCCGATAGCGGAATCGTTTTGATACACGGTAGGCCGGTTTGTGCATACGGCTGCAAAAAAGAATTTTTCCGCACCATACAAGCAGTGCAGCAAAATCCCGAATCGGCGCTGGATCCGGATTTTACGGTACGACGCAGTTTGGAAGAAATGTATACGCTCCATAAGGAACGCTTTGCTTCAAAGCAGGTGTTTTTGAAGGAATTGGAATCGTTATGTAAAGATGCCGGAATTGCATACGACGAATTGGACAGACTTCCGTATTGTTTTTCAGGAGGTCAGCTACAGCGTATTTGCATTATCAGAGCGGTCATTATAAAACCGGAAATTCTGATTCTTGACGAACCAACTTCGATGCTTGATGTTGCCGTTCAGGCGCAAATCTTGTCGCTACTCTCAAAGCTAAAAGAAAAGTATAAATTGACGTTAATTTTGATTTCGCATGATCTCAATGTAATCGAATATTTCTGCGATTATTTGATTGTTATGCGGGCAGGCAGCATTGTCGAATCGGGCGTATGCAAAGAAGTATTTGCTCATCCGGCACACGAGTATACGGCAGCTTTATTGAAAAGCAGAAACTTACATTTGAACTAA
- a CDS encoding ABC transporter substrate-binding protein codes for MKRLLLGILSIVLLISCTVKSETPTDTEQTVLKIGAIKDFKRSLEGSTLVFDTLLQMTLDYKPLPNIITEWTRNDTATEYHLTIRDDILFSDGTPLTAQTVKWDIENVAPITYCVFSSLLKEVSITDTTHLKISLTAPYYFLPQDLALVTAIKENGVDEALNITDFIGTGAYILKEYDEGQSASLIKNENYWNKAAAPSIPQVEWLVITDDNARNSALSSGQIDVLGISEHYLSIQYPLIDDLIKAKKMSFFEEPKDAFTSLMTISFNWKEGFCSDKALREALEYGINRQALVDTVFFGIPQASGHQFNPAFTDRPQNEKPYTYNPEFSKTLLAEAGYRDSDNDGVLEKDGKKVSLKFLISSKEDYQRDLAVFIKSELHKLRIDCEIIQVTGEAMREHFKTGNYDLAVSHPWYEPIIGTVTYFGFDDNYTDYGLSYAINAKSVEAARALVESATEEQIKTYAGALWQEQYEQCVTLPLCTSSRMAIFNPRFEGFRFNGNVYRIDLSGVKLRTEKR; via the coding sequence ATGAAACGCTTGCTATTGGGGATTCTTTCAATTGTGCTGCTAATCTCATGTACGGTAAAAAGCGAAACACCCACGGATACAGAACAGACCGTGCTGAAAATAGGCGCCATAAAGGATTTTAAACGGTCGCTTGAAGGCTCGACGTTGGTATTTGATACGCTTTTGCAAATGACACTCGATTACAAACCGCTTCCCAATATCATTACCGAATGGACGCGGAACGATACGGCAACGGAATACCATCTTACCATACGGGATGATATTCTTTTTTCCGATGGAACTCCGCTTACCGCGCAAACCGTAAAATGGGATATCGAAAACGTTGCGCCGATAACGTACTGCGTATTTTCATCCCTGTTGAAAGAGGTCAGCATAACGGATACGACGCATTTAAAAATCAGCTTGACTGCTCCGTATTATTTTCTGCCGCAGGATCTTGCGTTAGTAACGGCGATAAAAGAAAACGGAGTTGATGAGGCGTTAAACATTACCGATTTTATCGGAACCGGCGCATATATTTTGAAAGAATACGACGAAGGTCAGTCGGCTTCTTTGATAAAGAATGAGAACTACTGGAATAAAGCGGCAGCGCCTTCAATTCCGCAAGTAGAGTGGCTTGTAATCACCGACGACAATGCACGGAATTCGGCTCTTTCGTCAGGGCAAATCGACGTGCTTGGCATAAGTGAGCATTATCTTTCGATACAGTATCCGTTAATCGATGATTTAATAAAGGCAAAAAAGATGAGCTTTTTTGAAGAACCGAAAGACGCTTTTACTTCACTTATGACTATCAGCTTTAATTGGAAAGAAGGTTTTTGCAGCGATAAAGCGTTGCGCGAAGCGCTGGAATACGGAATAAACCGACAGGCGCTCGTTGATACCGTTTTTTTCGGCATACCTCAGGCATCGGGACATCAATTTAACCCTGCATTTACCGATAGACCTCAAAACGAAAAACCATATACCTATAATCCGGAGTTTTCAAAGACGCTGCTTGCCGAAGCGGGTTATCGGGACAGCGATAACGACGGTGTACTCGAAAAAGACGGAAAAAAAGTTTCGTTAAAATTTTTAATTTCTTCAAAAGAAGATTACCAACGCGATTTGGCCGTTTTTATAAAATCGGAATTGCATAAACTCAGAATAGATTGCGAAATTATTCAGGTTACCGGTGAAGCAATGAGGGAGCATTTTAAAACCGGCAATTATGACTTGGCTGTTTCTCATCCGTGGTATGAACCGATCATCGGTACCGTAACCTATTTTGGATTTGATGATAATTATACCGACTACGGATTAAGCTATGCCATTAATGCAAAGTCTGTGGAAGCGGCGCGCGCTTTGGTCGAATCGGCAACCGAAGAACAAATTAAAACCTACGCGGGAGCATTATGGCAAGAACAATACGAGCAGTGCGTAACCCTACCGTTATGTACCAGTTCCCGCATGGCAATTTTTAATCCGCGTTTTGAAGGCTTCCGGTTTAACGGGAACGTATACCGCATCGATTTAAGCGGCGTCAAACTCCGTACCGAAAAACGGTAG
- a CDS encoding ABC transporter ATP-binding protein, whose amino-acid sequence MFEKYKPLLKLIVYIKEYKKEFVISVLYGILNSVFSLLTVLTGAYITSAALSRASVQTVLYLFIPLLGFICGKGLFPFLEMYECHLVAYKIIEKIRGLLYDAVSASAPQSMAKTRSGNITAAIVEDVEATEIFYAHTAGAYIVAAVCTVLYLTALAFLSLRIAATVCAACILVAAVPYFFNRVTKKTGEEIREGAAAVHAEAVDTVQGLREILIFGKEKKYIEKVVRDTLRLNKKERKDGRFKGVQGLTVNLITSAVLIVSLLFAHTEVIAGTLRAETVSVVIVFSLFAFIPVMGVSVTAGAMNISNGAAKRILNILEEAPSVTDTVPYIPQSELHLAGSVEFKDVRFSYEKDREVLHGISFFVQAGESVAITGESGAGKSTIAALLMRFYDPDSGAVYIGGKNIKALNQKSVRDMIAYVPQDVYLFNKSIKENIALACPCASDEEIKAAAQIAMADGFIEKLEYGYDTNAGERGVQLSGGEKQRIAIARAVLKKSPILLMDEASSNLDSESEALFRQALSNIRRGKTILTIAHRPSTIKEADRVIRIDNGRMV is encoded by the coding sequence ATGTTCGAAAAATATAAACCGCTTTTAAAATTGATCGTATATATCAAAGAGTATAAAAAAGAATTCGTGATTTCAGTGCTGTATGGAATATTGAATAGTGTTTTTTCGCTACTGACGGTATTAACCGGAGCGTATATTACCTCGGCGGCACTGTCCCGTGCGAGTGTTCAAACCGTGCTGTATTTGTTTATCCCTCTTTTAGGGTTTATATGCGGAAAAGGGCTTTTTCCTTTTTTGGAAATGTACGAATGTCATCTGGTTGCTTACAAAATTATAGAGAAAATACGGGGGCTTTTATACGATGCAGTTTCGGCATCGGCGCCTCAATCGATGGCAAAAACAAGGTCGGGGAACATAACCGCTGCTATCGTTGAGGATGTGGAAGCAACTGAAATCTTTTACGCTCATACCGCAGGTGCGTATATCGTTGCTGCCGTATGCACCGTACTGTATCTGACGGCTCTTGCGTTTCTCTCGTTGCGTATTGCCGCCACCGTATGCGCTGCTTGTATCCTTGTTGCGGCAGTGCCGTATTTTTTCAACCGTGTTACCAAAAAAACGGGAGAGGAAATACGAGAGGGCGCGGCGGCCGTACATGCGGAAGCGGTAGATACTGTTCAAGGGTTGCGTGAAATTTTGATTTTTGGAAAAGAGAAAAAATACATCGAAAAGGTCGTACGGGATACGCTCAGGTTGAACAAAAAAGAAAGGAAGGACGGGCGATTTAAGGGTGTGCAGGGGTTAACCGTCAATCTGATTACCTCCGCTGTATTGATTGTGTCGCTTTTATTCGCTCATACAGAAGTTATTGCCGGAACATTGCGGGCGGAAACGGTTTCCGTCGTGATTGTTTTTTCGCTGTTTGCCTTTATACCGGTGATGGGTGTTTCGGTAACGGCGGGAGCGATGAATATTTCTAACGGAGCGGCAAAGCGGATTTTGAATATTCTTGAAGAAGCACCGTCTGTTACCGATACCGTACCGTATATTCCACAATCCGAACTGCACCTTGCAGGCAGTGTCGAGTTTAAGGATGTGCGTTTTTCTTATGAAAAAGACCGGGAGGTACTGCACGGTATTTCTTTTTTCGTGCAGGCGGGAGAGAGCGTTGCCATTACCGGAGAGTCGGGAGCGGGGAAATCGACGATAGCGGCTCTACTGATGCGTTTTTACGATCCCGACAGCGGCGCGGTGTATATCGGCGGAAAAAATATCAAAGCATTGAATCAAAAATCCGTGCGGGATATGATTGCGTATGTGCCGCAAGATGTATATCTTTTTAATAAAAGCATTAAAGAAAATATTGCGCTCGCCTGTCCCTGCGCTTCCGATGAAGAGATAAAAGCCGCAGCGCAGATTGCAATGGCGGACGGCTTTATCGAAAAACTGGAATACGGATACGATACAAATGCGGGCGAGCGCGGTGTACAGCTTTCAGGCGGGGAAAAACAACGTATCGCCATTGCCCGCGCTGTTTTGAAAAAATCTCCCATTTTACTGATGGACGAGGCGTCTTCCAATTTGGACAGCGAAAGCGAGGCCTTGTTCCGGCAAGCGTTGAGCAATATCCGCAGAGGCAAAACTATCCTCACAATTGCGCATCGTCCATCTACCATAAAAGAAGCGGATAGAGTTATCCGAATCGATAACGGACGGATGGTATAA
- a CDS encoding ABC transporter ATP-binding protein: MLGLIALVALIIVLISPIVFGKVLSESSNAHWAAYQELTAEILDGVQGIVTAKANNAQERIGSVLKGKMKTLFSETMNNLKVNLTEVGIAGFASGAGVSFTLAVAALLAVKGSIPLSSLLVLLFMTNEVFRPVADLSAYFHQGFMGITSSGSIFALLDEEEKIHDTGTKTLDVKMPGGFEIAYTDVLFSYNENEAPVFEDMNFTVKKNERLAIAGESGSGKTTLINLLLRFYDPQAGRIAINGIDIRDLTLKSLRSLISVVSQETYLFNGTIKENLLHANEAADDDMVIEACKIAHIDSFIQSLPEKYNTRVGERGLNFSGGQRQRIAIARAVLKDAPIIVLDEATSGIDTENENEIKHSLSVLLKNRTSITIAHRLNTIEDCDRILVLRHGRIVEEGTHHQLFGKDGYYKKLVQAQQ, from the coding sequence GTGCTTGGGCTTATTGCGTTGGTAGCATTGATTATCGTGCTCATATCCCCGATCGTATTCGGGAAAGTATTGTCGGAATCTTCCAATGCGCATTGGGCGGCGTATCAGGAGCTGACGGCAGAAATATTAGACGGTGTACAGGGGATTGTAACGGCAAAGGCAAACAATGCGCAAGAACGAATCGGCAGCGTATTAAAAGGAAAAATGAAAACGCTTTTTTCCGAAACGATGAATAATCTCAAAGTCAATTTAACGGAAGTGGGTATTGCCGGATTTGCTTCGGGCGCAGGCGTCAGTTTCACCCTTGCGGTTGCCGCTCTTCTGGCGGTAAAAGGGAGTATTCCGCTTTCTTCGCTTTTGGTTCTGCTTTTTATGACGAATGAAGTGTTCAGACCTGTGGCCGATTTAAGTGCGTATTTTCATCAAGGCTTTATGGGCATTACTTCTTCAGGCAGTATTTTTGCACTGCTCGACGAAGAAGAAAAAATACACGATACGGGGACAAAAACACTCGATGTAAAAATGCCGGGCGGTTTTGAAATTGCGTATACGGATGTCTTATTTTCATATAACGAAAATGAAGCTCCCGTTTTTGAAGACATGAATTTTACGGTCAAAAAAAACGAGCGGCTTGCAATCGCTGGAGAATCGGGAAGCGGAAAAACAACTCTTATCAATTTGTTGCTCCGCTTTTATGATCCGCAGGCGGGACGCATCGCCATTAACGGAATCGATATACGGGATCTGACGCTGAAATCGCTCCGCAGTTTAATTTCCGTTGTTTCGCAGGAAACATATTTGTTCAACGGTACGATAAAAGAAAATCTGCTGCATGCAAACGAAGCGGCTGATGACGATATGGTAATCGAAGCATGCAAAATTGCGCATATCGATTCGTTTATTCAAAGCCTGCCTGAAAAATATAACACGCGTGTCGGGGAACGGGGGCTTAATTTTTCAGGAGGACAGCGGCAGCGTATTGCTATTGCACGTGCCGTGTTGAAAGATGCGCCGATTATCGTACTGGATGAAGCGACCTCCGGTATCGATACCGAAAACGAAAATGAGATCAAACATAGTCTTTCGGTGTTATTAAAAAACCGTACGAGTATTACCATTGCCCACCGTTTAAATACAATAGAAGATTGCGACCGCATTTTGGTTTTGCGGCATGGACGGATTGTCGAAGAGGGAACTCATCATCAGCTGTTTGGAAAAGACGGTTATTATAAAAAACTGGTACAAGCACAGCAGTAG